Proteins encoded in a region of the Manis javanica isolate MJ-LG chromosome 15, MJ_LKY, whole genome shotgun sequence genome:
- the MANSC1 gene encoding MANSC domain-containing protein 1 translates to MFCREEWSLTYTFVMICFLTLRLSTSENCPTKRLEDVVIDIQSSLSKGIRGNEPIHTSTQEDCVNSCCSTKNISGDKACNLMIFDTRKTTRLPNCYLFFCPSEEACPLKPAKGLMSYRIIRDFPSLARTGWPSQELAHEDSLAHGQASQGLASAALRPTSPAKPTGALRRDAASLFASSDHLDTLLEMDRASTGFPVYKEKGHSQTSLFAAEQNIAHALPENVTAFPTSGAVASLRPVSARPEPASPPAATAPVEPSVMSPPLATPSVPRAAASPPPPPAFTGAAWTPARARPRASTATTAGPAPSSQAPTDWRSPPETGSSRDVSSVNLGTEGAQGPATLPLSNVDSSSRNKTAPQENGKARPGGSSLSRAPASHNSLPSARWLLVGTLLFGVLFLAVGLALSGRILSESLRRRRYSRLDYLINGIYVDI, encoded by the exons ATGTTCTGCAGGGAAGAATGGAGCTTGACTTACACTTTTGTAATGATTTGTTTCCTGACGCTAAGGCTGTCCACCAGTGAGAACTGCCCCACCAAGCGTCTAGAAGACGTTGTCATTGACATCCAGTCATCTCTTTCTAAGGGAATCAGAGGCAATGAGCCCATACATACATCAACTCAAGAAGACTGCGTTAATTCCTGCTGTTCAACAAAAAACATATCAG GGGACAAAGCTTGTAACCTGATGATTTTCGACACTCGGAAAACAACCAGACTACCCAACTGCTACTTATTTTTCTGCCccagtgaggaagcctgtccACTGAAACCAGCAAAGGGACTTATGAGTTACAGGATAATTAGAG ATTTTCCATCTCTGGCCAGGACTGGCTGGCCAAGCCAAGAGTTAGCCCACGAAGACTCTCTCGCCCACGGCCAGGCCTCCCAAGGCCTCGCGTCCGCAGCCCTGCGTCCGACAAGCCCCGCCAAGCCCACAGGTGCCCTACGGAGAGATGCGGCTTCTCTGTTTGCCTCCTCAGATCACTTGGACACACTGCTCGAGATGGATCGAGCGAGTACAGGGTTCCCTGTTTATAAGGAAAAGGGCCATTCTCAGACTTCACTGTTTGCCGCAGAACAAAACATAGCTCACGCGCTGCCTGAAAATGTGACAGCATTCCCCACCTCGGGGGCCGTCGCATCTCTGCGGCCCGTCTCTGCCAGGCCAGAGCCCGCATCTCCCCCCGCAGCCACAGCCCCCGTGGAGCCCTCCGTGATGTCGCCGCCACTGGCCACCCCCTCCGTTCCCCGGGCAGCGGCCAGTCCCCCGCCTCCCCCAGCCTTCACCGGGGCGGCGTGGACCCCAGCGCGGGCCCGGCCCCGGGCCAGCACAGCCACAACTGCAGGCCCggctcccagctcccaggccccGACGGACTGGCGGAGCCCCCCGGAAACTGGGTCCTCCAGAGACGTTTCCAGCGTTAACCTGGGCACAGAGGGCGCCCAGGGCCCTGCCACGCTTCCTTTGTCAAATGTGGATTCTTCCTCTAGGAATAAAACTGCCCCCCAGGAAAATGGGAAGGCCAGGCCTGGCGGCTCCTCCCTGAGCAGGGCTCCAGCAAGTCACAACAGCCTCCCGTCTGCAAGGTGGCTTCTCGTGGGGACGCTGCTGTTCGGGGTTCTGTTCCTCGCCGTAGGCCTTGCCCTCTCGGGTAGAATCCTCTCAGAATCCCTCCGAAGGAGACGTTACTCAAGACTTGATTACTTGATCAACGGGATCTATGTTGACATCTAA